Proteins encoded in a region of the Paenibacillus pedocola genome:
- a CDS encoding DegV family protein, with protein MSIVKIFSDSTSDLPQGWKETYDIGIIPLYVVFQDGTFKDGVDITPEEVYQRVAAGGALPKTAAPSPADFIAAFEPVIASGGDAVYVGLSSALSSTYQNALLAAGEFPEGRVRVVDSETLCGGIALLVMKAARAAAKGHSSAEIAAMLEQCRSRVETEFVVDTLDYLYMGGRCSGMQNFIGSLLKIRPVLRLIDGAIVPVSRVRGKKEKAVEQMLQHALSNAKSMDKELLIVAHTLAEEDAKFLEKALREQTDVEEIAVIHAGCVIGSHCGPATVGLMYMH; from the coding sequence ATGTCTATCGTAAAAATCTTTTCAGACAGCACTTCCGATTTGCCGCAAGGCTGGAAGGAAACGTATGATATCGGCATCATTCCGCTGTATGTAGTGTTTCAAGACGGCACCTTCAAGGATGGTGTGGACATTACACCAGAGGAAGTCTATCAAAGGGTTGCTGCGGGCGGAGCTTTGCCGAAGACTGCTGCACCGTCACCGGCTGATTTTATTGCGGCTTTCGAGCCGGTCATTGCCAGCGGCGGAGATGCTGTATACGTCGGCCTCTCCTCTGCTTTATCCTCTACATATCAGAATGCCCTGCTGGCTGCAGGCGAATTTCCGGAAGGACGCGTCCGGGTCGTAGACTCCGAAACGTTATGCGGGGGCATCGCGCTGCTCGTCATGAAGGCTGCCCGGGCAGCCGCTAAAGGCCACAGCAGCGCCGAAATCGCCGCCATGCTGGAACAGTGCCGCAGCCGGGTAGAGACGGAATTCGTCGTGGATACACTGGACTACTTATATATGGGCGGCCGCTGCTCGGGGATGCAGAATTTTATCGGCAGCCTGCTGAAGATCCGGCCCGTATTACGGCTGATTGACGGTGCCATCGTGCCGGTAAGCAGAGTCCGCGGCAAGAAGGAAAAGGCCGTGGAACAAATGCTGCAGCATGCGCTTTCGAATGCTAAATCGATGGATAAAGAGCTGCTGATTGTGGCCCATACTCTTGCCGAAGAGGATGCCAAATTTCTAGAGAAGGCGCTGCGGGAGCAGACTGACGTAGAAGAAATTGCAGTCATCCATGCCGGATGTGTTATCGGCAGCCATTGTGGCCCGGCTACTGTAGGACTCATGTACATGCATTAG
- the pgmB gene encoding beta-phosphoglucomutase: MSAIKACLFDLDGVLVDTAKYHFIAWRELAEELGFVFTEQDNERLKGVSRAASLNILLEIGGLELDEAEKARLAEQKNNRYVEYIAKMDSSEILPGALSFLQECREAGIKVALGSASKNAMTILNNTGLTPYFDAIIDGTHTSAAKPDPEVFLLGAQAVSVPAEQCVVFEDAEAGILAATRAGMSSIGIGSPETLSEANFVVPSLAQISVAKLQELFAAV, translated from the coding sequence ATGTCAGCAATTAAAGCTTGTTTGTTCGATTTGGACGGCGTACTCGTCGACACCGCCAAATATCATTTTATCGCCTGGAGAGAGCTTGCCGAAGAACTCGGTTTTGTGTTCACTGAGCAGGACAATGAGCGCCTTAAGGGCGTCAGCCGGGCCGCTTCCCTGAACATCCTGCTGGAAATCGGCGGACTTGAGTTAGACGAAGCGGAAAAAGCACGGCTTGCCGAGCAGAAAAACAACCGCTATGTGGAATACATCGCCAAAATGGACAGCTCCGAAATTCTGCCGGGCGCGTTATCCTTCCTCCAGGAATGCCGTGAAGCCGGCATCAAGGTTGCCCTCGGGTCAGCCAGCAAAAATGCGATGACCATCCTGAACAACACCGGCCTGACTCCCTACTTCGATGCGATTATCGATGGTACACATACCAGCGCAGCCAAACCTGATCCCGAGGTGTTCCTGCTGGGTGCCCAGGCGGTGTCCGTTCCGGCGGAGCAATGTGTCGTCTTCGAGGATGCAGAGGCAGGAATCCTTGCTGCAACCCGTGCCGGCATGAGCAGCATCGGCATCGGTTCACCCGAAACGCTGTCTGAAGCGAACTTCGTCGTGCCTTCCCTCGCCCAGATCAGCGTCGCCAAGCTGCAGGAATTATTCGCAGCAGTTTGA
- a CDS encoding AraC family transcriptional regulator — MEWLIRMKEALDYMERKMTETLRIEDIAKIALVSPFHFQRMFSMLTGFTVADYIRRRRLTLAAQELASSKIRVLDVALKYGYDSPESFAKAFRKAHGLSPSAAREPGVQLKAFPRLSFHLSLKGDQEMDYKIVEKPAFTVIGKSMEVTTRDGENLRRIPQFWTECNTDGTSDQLIQLAADKNWLGICMSMDMEKELLSYWIGVEADAATDPQGFETAVVPAANWAVFTSTGPMPHAIQNVWERIFQEWFPGTGYEHAGGPELELYPPGDPQADDYVCEVWIPVVKK, encoded by the coding sequence TTGGAATGGCTGATCCGAATGAAGGAAGCCCTGGATTATATGGAGAGGAAAATGACAGAGACGCTGCGCATCGAGGACATAGCAAAGATTGCTCTTGTGTCTCCTTTCCATTTCCAGCGCATGTTCAGCATGCTGACCGGCTTTACGGTGGCAGACTATATCCGCAGGCGCAGATTGACCCTGGCCGCCCAGGAGCTGGCCAGCTCAAAGATCAGAGTGCTGGATGTGGCGCTGAAATACGGATATGATTCTCCGGAGTCGTTCGCCAAGGCGTTCCGCAAGGCACACGGATTGTCACCTTCCGCCGCACGCGAACCCGGGGTGCAGCTAAAGGCGTTCCCCCGCCTCTCTTTCCATCTATCATTGAAGGGAGATCAGGAAATGGACTACAAGATCGTGGAGAAACCGGCTTTTACCGTTATCGGCAAATCAATGGAGGTTACCACCCGGGACGGGGAGAACCTCCGCAGAATCCCGCAGTTCTGGACGGAATGCAACACAGACGGTACTTCGGACCAGCTGATTCAGCTCGCAGCGGACAAAAATTGGCTCGGCATCTGTATGAGCATGGACATGGAGAAGGAACTGCTGTCCTACTGGATCGGAGTGGAAGCAGATGCTGCCACTGACCCGCAGGGCTTTGAAACTGCCGTTGTTCCAGCGGCTAACTGGGCGGTATTCACTTCAACAGGCCCGATGCCGCATGCCATCCAGAACGTCTGGGAGCGGATTTTTCAGGAATGGTTCCCGGGCACTGGTTATGAGCATGCTGGCGGGCCGGAGCTCGAGCTTTATCCTCCCGGTGATCCGCAGGCTGATGATTATGTATGCGAAGTGTGGATTCCTGTCGTTAAGAAATAA
- a CDS encoding glycoside hydrolase family 65 protein produces the protein MKQYLKIDEWSIIEESFDPQTQEISESVFSIGNGYMGGRANFEEQYSGHSLQGSYMAGVYYPDKTRVGWWKNGYPEYFAKVLNSTNWIGINIDLDGTPLDLATCTVSQFRRVLNMKEGTLSRSFTATLEDGKEVQVESIRIVSMARHEIGAIRYSIIPVNFAGQLTVTPYLDGDIKNKDSNYDEKFWNEVEKKSEAEGGYLTLKTKKLDFHVTSAFAFDILVNGEKLTTTPEAIEQEKYVASKVSLAVQAGDQVVIYKYAANVTSRNYGLGQLVDAAHTALNSAREAGFVTLLTEQAAAWGDKWKESDIIIEGDVSAQQAIRFNIFQLNQTYTGEDDRLNIGPKGFTGEKYGGSTYWDTEAYCVPFYLSTADSTIARNLLIYRYKHLEKAKENARKLGFKKGALYPMVTMNGEECHNEWEITFEEIHRNGAIAYAIYNYVNYTGDKAYLGQYGLEVLVEISRFWEERVHYVPRKDQYVMLGVTGPNEYENNVNNNWYTNRIAAWTMEYTLEALAYLQENESTRYAELADKLELADSETAQWNEIISKMYYPSDEELGIFLQQDGFLDKEIIQVKDVLPENLPLNQKWSWDRILRSCFIKQADVLQGLYFLGDRYDLDTKKRNFDFYEPITVHESSLSPCIHAILACELGYKEKAYEMYLRTSRLDLDNYNNDTEDGCHTTSMAGTWMSIVHGFGGLRVQADRLILKPSNPGHWTSYSFKIMFRGSRLKVIVTDLQVTVVNETDVPAALTIHGKEYTVNGLSSVTAEGTPVTA, from the coding sequence ATGAAACAATATTTGAAAATTGATGAATGGTCCATTATTGAAGAATCCTTCGATCCGCAGACCCAGGAAATTTCCGAGAGCGTATTCAGCATCGGGAACGGCTATATGGGCGGCAGAGCGAACTTTGAAGAACAGTACAGCGGCCACAGCCTGCAGGGCAGTTATATGGCGGGTGTGTACTATCCGGACAAAACACGGGTCGGCTGGTGGAAAAACGGCTATCCGGAGTATTTTGCCAAAGTGCTGAACAGCACCAACTGGATCGGCATCAATATTGACCTGGACGGTACTCCGCTCGATCTGGCGACCTGCACTGTAAGCCAGTTCCGCCGTGTGCTTAATATGAAGGAAGGCACGCTGTCCCGCAGCTTCACTGCCACCCTTGAAGACGGCAAAGAGGTTCAGGTGGAGAGCATCCGCATCGTCAGCATGGCCCGCCACGAGATCGGCGCCATCCGCTATTCCATCATTCCGGTGAATTTTGCCGGACAGCTTACGGTCACTCCTTACCTCGACGGCGACATCAAGAACAAGGACTCCAACTATGATGAGAAGTTCTGGAACGAAGTGGAGAAGAAAAGCGAAGCGGAAGGCGGATACCTGACCCTCAAAACGAAAAAACTCGATTTCCACGTGACTTCGGCGTTTGCGTTCGACATTCTGGTCAATGGTGAAAAGCTTACAACAACACCTGAAGCAATTGAACAGGAGAAATATGTGGCAAGTAAAGTCAGCCTCGCGGTACAGGCAGGCGATCAGGTGGTTATCTATAAATATGCTGCCAATGTGACCTCCCGTAATTACGGCCTCGGCCAGCTTGTAGATGCGGCCCATACCGCGCTGAATAGCGCCCGGGAAGCCGGATTTGTGACGCTTTTGACTGAACAGGCTGCAGCATGGGGCGACAAATGGAAGGAAAGCGACATTATTATTGAAGGGGATGTGTCAGCACAGCAGGCGATCCGCTTTAATATTTTCCAGCTTAATCAGACCTACACCGGCGAAGATGACCGGTTGAATATCGGGCCTAAGGGCTTCACGGGTGAAAAATACGGCGGCAGCACTTATTGGGATACCGAAGCGTATTGTGTGCCATTCTATTTAAGTACTGCGGATTCCACCATTGCCCGCAATCTGCTCATCTACCGCTACAAGCATCTGGAAAAAGCCAAAGAAAATGCCCGCAAGCTCGGCTTCAAAAAAGGTGCGCTTTATCCGATGGTGACAATGAACGGCGAGGAATGCCACAACGAGTGGGAGATTACCTTCGAGGAAATTCACCGTAACGGTGCCATTGCCTATGCTATCTACAACTATGTGAACTACACCGGCGACAAGGCTTACCTGGGCCAATACGGCCTTGAGGTACTGGTGGAGATCTCCCGCTTCTGGGAAGAACGTGTACATTATGTGCCGCGCAAGGATCAGTATGTAATGCTCGGCGTAACCGGCCCGAACGAATACGAGAACAACGTCAATAACAACTGGTACACGAACCGGATCGCTGCGTGGACCATGGAATATACACTGGAAGCGCTGGCGTACCTGCAGGAAAATGAAAGCACCCGTTATGCCGAGCTGGCCGACAAACTGGAGCTGGCCGATAGCGAAACTGCCCAGTGGAATGAAATTATCAGCAAAATGTATTATCCGTCCGATGAAGAGCTGGGTATCTTCCTGCAGCAGGACGGTTTCCTCGACAAGGAAATCATTCAGGTAAAGGATGTTTTGCCGGAGAACCTGCCGCTTAACCAAAAATGGTCCTGGGACCGCATCCTGCGTTCCTGCTTCATTAAACAGGCCGATGTGCTTCAGGGATTGTATTTCCTTGGCGACCGCTATGATCTGGACACCAAAAAACGGAATTTCGACTTCTACGAGCCGATTACCGTTCATGAGTCCTCCCTCTCCCCTTGCATCCACGCCATTCTGGCTTGTGAGCTGGGCTACAAGGAAAAGGCTTATGAAATGTACCTGCGTACTTCGAGACTGGATCTCGACAACTACAATAATGATACGGAAGACGGCTGCCACACCACTAGCATGGCAGGAACGTGGATGTCGATTGTACACGGCTTCGGCGGACTGCGTGTTCAAGCAGACCGGCTGATCCTAAAACCTTCCAATCCGGGACACTGGACTTCGTATTCGTTCAAAATCATGTTCCGCGGCTCACGGCTGAAGGTTATCGTTACTGATCTACAGGTTACGGTTGTCAATGAAACCGATGTTCCGGCGGCACTTACGATTCACGGCAAGGAGTATACTGTGAACGGGCTAAGCAGCGTTACTGCTGAGGGCACCCCGGTAACGGCATAA
- a CDS encoding ATP-binding protein has protein sequence MQKDWAAILGRVLSEESAYKALYDHHPDLIIVLDRQGNYVDSNRTLSAVGAGGLGRIRAYGEEFPQILPGETHFAAALEGMTSSFELGDEDIQGESVPCTISYVPLKSAEGIPGVFAIIHHDRSDLLPGVLLDWLSELAAAGCETGREEQTGLESGDPKLPELMLEMAEDKRLSLILNSVSAGIFGLDTEGRTIFINREGADMLGYDSSELAGVHLMDQIQHIRSSVSPYSLIESPLRKTLEDGITRVKNDGIFWRKDGTSFFVNYRIAPLLDNGNICGVVVSFSDITNEREILQAKESAEQAAQAKSDFLAMMSHEIRTPMNGMIGMADLLLETELEEEQRSYAEILRSSSYSLLQILNDILDFSKMEAGKMPLQSETFELREMLENVIDLFTPKAEEKKLALRWWADTSVPEAVTTDPSRLRQIIVNLVGNALKFTERGSVTLSVKNIPLPGSQEYLLEFSVRDTGVGIADSKLNLLFQSFSQLHPFINRKYGGTGLGLAICKQLVELMGGTIFVESEEGRGSIFRFMLPFVKEEMEAETTSY, from the coding sequence ATGCAAAAAGACTGGGCTGCCATTTTGGGCAGGGTGCTTTCTGAGGAAAGCGCTTATAAAGCGTTATACGATCATCATCCTGATTTGATTATTGTGCTAGACAGGCAGGGAAACTACGTTGACAGTAACCGTACTTTGAGCGCTGTAGGCGCTGGCGGACTGGGGCGAATTCGTGCATACGGAGAAGAGTTCCCCCAGATACTCCCCGGTGAAACGCATTTTGCAGCAGCCCTCGAAGGGATGACCTCCAGCTTTGAACTTGGGGACGAAGATATCCAAGGTGAATCCGTTCCCTGCACTATCTCCTACGTTCCATTGAAATCTGCGGAAGGCATCCCTGGTGTATTCGCAATTATTCATCATGACCGTTCCGATCTGCTCCCCGGAGTGCTGCTGGACTGGCTCAGTGAGTTGGCGGCAGCCGGATGTGAAACCGGGAGGGAAGAGCAGACCGGGCTTGAATCAGGAGATCCTAAACTGCCGGAGCTAATGCTTGAAATGGCAGAAGATAAGCGGCTGAGTCTGATTCTGAATTCCGTATCAGCTGGGATATTCGGCCTCGATACAGAGGGGCGTACCATTTTTATTAACCGTGAAGGTGCGGATATGCTGGGCTATGACTCCTCGGAGCTGGCCGGAGTTCATCTAATGGATCAGATTCAGCATATCCGCAGCAGCGTTTCCCCCTACTCCCTGATAGAAAGTCCGCTCCGGAAAACGCTGGAAGACGGGATTACCCGCGTGAAGAACGATGGGATTTTCTGGCGTAAGGACGGCACGAGTTTTTTCGTTAATTACCGGATTGCACCGCTGTTGGACAACGGTAACATCTGCGGGGTAGTGGTTTCCTTCAGTGATATTACGAACGAGCGGGAGATTCTTCAGGCGAAGGAATCGGCAGAGCAGGCAGCACAGGCCAAATCAGATTTCCTGGCGATGATGAGCCATGAAATCCGGACCCCGATGAACGGAATGATCGGAATGGCTGATCTACTGCTGGAGACAGAGCTTGAGGAGGAGCAGCGCAGCTATGCGGAAATTCTGCGGAGCAGCAGCTACAGTCTGCTGCAAATCCTGAACGATATTCTCGATTTCAGCAAGATGGAAGCAGGGAAGATGCCGCTGCAGTCTGAGACCTTCGAGCTGCGCGAAATGCTGGAGAATGTTATTGACCTGTTCACGCCCAAGGCAGAGGAGAAGAAGCTGGCCCTGCGCTGGTGGGCGGATACCAGTGTCCCTGAAGCAGTGACCACCGATCCCAGCCGGCTGCGGCAGATCATTGTAAACCTGGTCGGGAATGCCCTGAAATTCACCGAGCGGGGGAGTGTAACCTTGTCGGTGAAGAATATTCCGCTGCCGGGTTCTCAGGAATATCTGCTGGAGTTTTCGGTTCGTGATACGGGTGTAGGCATTGCAGACAGCAAGCTGAACCTGCTGTTTCAGTCCTTTTCGCAGCTGCATCCGTTTATTAACCGCAAATATGGGGGGACGGGTCTGGGCCTCGCCATCTGCAAGCAGCTTGTAGAGCTGATGGGCGGAACCATCTTTGTGGAGAGTGAAGAGGGTCGTGGCTCCATTTTCCGCTTTATGCTGCCCTTCGTGAAGGAAGAGATGGAAGCGGAGACAACGTCATATTGA
- a CDS encoding glycoside hydrolase family 13 protein → MNRAFWKEAVVYQIYPRSFQDSNGDGIGDLQGIIFRLDYLQKLGVDVVWLSPVYKSPNDDNGYDISDYEDIMDEFGTLRDWEELLAGLHERGIKLMMDLVINHSSDEHAWFAESRSSKDNPYRDYYIWRPGGPNGELPNNWSSIFSGPAWELDEATGEYYLHLFSRKQPDLNWENPQLRGALHKMIAFWLDKGVDGLRMDVINMISKVEGLPSAHHEGLAPGELAGGGEYYMNGPRVHEFLQEMNREVLSKYDVMTVGETPGASVEDAILYTDEERHELQMVFQFEHMDVDSGPGGKWNVIPWTLKGLREILHKWQVGLADRGWNSLYLNNHDQPRMVSRFGNDGEYRVVSAKMLATLLHTLKGTPYIYQGEEIGMTNVKFPLLEDYKDIEILNMYREKVTEGGADHDSILQAIHIKGRDNARTPMQWDATENAGFTEGTPWLKVNPRYTEINVEQALADSDSVFYYYQKLIALRKKHLVMAYGDYRLLLPDHEDIYAYTRTLEDEQWLVLLNFSETPQTVELPELAAVKETIIGNYPDEPAAGERGTLRPYEARVYRLGN, encoded by the coding sequence ATGAACAGAGCCTTTTGGAAAGAAGCCGTTGTCTACCAGATCTATCCCCGGAGCTTCCAGGACAGCAACGGAGACGGAATTGGAGATCTGCAGGGCATTATCTTCCGGCTGGATTACCTGCAGAAGCTAGGCGTGGATGTAGTCTGGCTGTCCCCGGTCTACAAATCGCCGAATGACGATAACGGGTACGACATCAGTGATTACGAGGATATTATGGATGAATTCGGCACCTTGCGCGACTGGGAGGAGCTGCTGGCCGGTTTGCATGAACGCGGTATCAAGCTCATGATGGATCTTGTCATCAACCACTCCTCCGATGAGCATGCCTGGTTCGCGGAATCCCGTTCCTCCAAGGACAACCCTTACCGTGATTACTATATTTGGCGTCCAGGCGGTCCAAATGGCGAGCTGCCGAACAACTGGAGCTCGATCTTCAGCGGACCGGCCTGGGAGCTGGATGAGGCTACCGGTGAATACTATCTCCATCTGTTCTCCCGCAAGCAGCCTGACCTCAACTGGGAGAATCCGCAGCTGCGCGGGGCGCTGCATAAGATGATCGCTTTCTGGCTCGACAAAGGAGTAGACGGGCTGCGCATGGACGTTATCAATATGATCTCCAAAGTAGAAGGCCTGCCTTCGGCTCATCACGAAGGGCTGGCTCCCGGCGAGCTGGCCGGCGGCGGCGAATATTACATGAACGGCCCGCGGGTCCATGAGTTTTTACAGGAAATGAACCGTGAAGTGCTGTCTAAATACGATGTCATGACGGTTGGGGAAACCCCCGGAGCCAGTGTGGAAGACGCTATTCTATATACGGACGAAGAGCGCCACGAGCTGCAGATGGTGTTCCAGTTCGAGCATATGGACGTCGATTCCGGCCCGGGCGGCAAATGGAATGTGATCCCTTGGACGCTGAAGGGCCTGCGCGAGATTCTGCACAAATGGCAGGTCGGACTCGCTGACCGCGGCTGGAACAGCCTCTACCTGAACAACCATGACCAACCCCGGATGGTCTCCCGGTTCGGGAATGACGGGGAATACCGGGTCGTCTCTGCTAAAATGCTCGCTACCCTGCTGCACACGCTGAAGGGTACACCGTACATTTACCAGGGTGAAGAAATCGGGATGACGAACGTCAAATTCCCGCTGCTGGAAGATTACAAAGATATCGAAATTCTGAACATGTACCGGGAAAAGGTCACCGAAGGCGGCGCTGATCATGATTCGATTCTGCAGGCGATCCATATCAAAGGCCGTGACAATGCGCGTACACCGATGCAGTGGGATGCTACGGAGAATGCCGGCTTCACCGAAGGGACCCCTTGGCTGAAGGTTAATCCGCGCTACACAGAGATCAATGTTGAACAGGCGCTGGCCGATTCGGATTCAGTCTTTTATTACTATCAGAAGCTGATCGCCCTGCGCAAAAAGCATCTCGTTATGGCTTACGGCGATTACCGGCTGCTGCTGCCTGACCATGAGGATATCTATGCCTACACCCGTACACTGGAGGATGAACAATGGCTGGTATTGCTGAATTTCAGCGAGACTCCACAGACGGTAGAGCTTCCAGAGCTGGCCGCCGTAAAGGAAACCATTATCGGCAATTATCCTGACGAACCGGCAGCCGGAGAACGGGGTACGCTGCGTCCTTATGAAGCCAGAGTCTACCGTTTAGGGAACTGA
- a CDS encoding LacI family DNA-binding transcriptional regulator has protein sequence MTVTIKDVAKKAGVSPSTVSRVLSGHPRISLETSRKVKVIMEEMGYTPNMMAKSLVSKTTNSICIILPKPAEELFSNLFFMELIRGIVTQSSRSGYDVLISSGANEKEELEAVSRLLKGRRVDGVILLYSRKDDAVIDFLESGGYPFVLVGRSDRYEDILSVDNDNVMAAFDATNHLISMGHERIGFVSGPPNLIVSRDRLEGYRKAMLNSGLEMRTEWIVEGEFLQDSGYRAMSFFMNLPNRPTALVAVDDMVSFGVLRGLNELKYKVPEDLAIVSFNNIPLSELSSPPISSIDIGIYHLGYTASQVLIQSIQKPDNDAGYTNRFVIPHRLIVRESSMYAPGKK, from the coding sequence ATGACAGTTACCATTAAGGATGTGGCTAAGAAAGCGGGAGTTTCTCCCTCCACTGTATCCCGGGTGTTGTCAGGCCATCCCAGAATCAGCCTAGAAACTTCCCGTAAAGTTAAAGTAATCATGGAGGAAATGGGCTACACTCCGAATATGATGGCTAAGAGCCTGGTTTCGAAAACAACCAACAGCATTTGTATTATCTTGCCGAAGCCTGCTGAAGAGCTTTTCTCCAATCTGTTCTTCATGGAATTGATCCGCGGGATTGTTACCCAGTCCAGCCGATCCGGCTATGATGTGCTGATTAGTTCCGGAGCAAACGAGAAGGAAGAGCTGGAGGCGGTCTCCCGCCTGCTCAAAGGGCGCCGGGTAGACGGCGTTATTCTGCTGTACTCACGTAAAGATGATGCGGTTATTGATTTTCTCGAATCCGGCGGTTATCCCTTTGTCCTTGTTGGACGAAGCGACCGCTATGAGGATATATTATCCGTGGATAACGATAATGTCATGGCAGCCTTTGACGCTACGAACCATCTGATTTCTATGGGACATGAGCGCATCGGCTTTGTCAGCGGGCCGCCTAATCTCATCGTTTCACGCGACCGTCTTGAAGGATACCGCAAAGCTATGCTGAACAGCGGTCTGGAGATGCGGACGGAATGGATTGTGGAGGGCGAATTTCTGCAGGATAGCGGCTACCGGGCCATGTCATTTTTTATGAATCTCCCGAACCGCCCGACAGCACTCGTTGCCGTCGATGATATGGTCTCTTTCGGAGTACTGCGCGGTCTGAACGAACTGAAATACAAGGTACCCGAGGATCTGGCGATTGTCAGCTTTAACAATATCCCGCTCTCGGAATTGTCCAGCCCGCCGATCAGCAGTATTGACATCGGTATTTATCATCTTGGTTATACGGCCTCCCAGGTGCTGATCCAAAGCATCCAGAAGCCGGATAATGATGCAGGATATACAAACCGTTTCGTCATTCCCCACCGTTTGATCGTAAGAGAATCATCTATGTATGCTCCAGGGAAGAAATGA